A DNA window from Betta splendens chromosome 6, fBetSpl5.4, whole genome shotgun sequence contains the following coding sequences:
- the oaz2a gene encoding LOW QUALITY PROTEIN: ornithine decarboxylase antizyme 2a (The sequence of the model RefSeq protein was modified relative to this genomic sequence to represent the inferred CDS: deleted 1 base in 1 codon), translating to MVNLSVELLLNSNCFGCRKRKDPCLLEATMLNAEESSWFAGLSRLPSSNPQAPGPLWCSDAPHPQLKIPGGRGTVRDHSVGVLLHKDEKLTVTQSASVPGNPSLLHFHYQLSERRSAFWDTALSEDSLYLEVPAGPLVEGSKEGLTALLEFAEETLKVNYVFLWFHKNREDRLTIIKTFHYMGFEVVKPGHPMVPARHDLAFMVYSLENSSSDEE from the exons ATGGTGAACTTATCGGTGGAGCTTTTGTTAAACAGTAATTGCTTTGGCTGCCGTAAACGTAAAGACCCGTGTTTGCTCGAGGCTACGATGCTGAACGCAGAGGAAAG ctcctggttTGCCGGTTTGTCTCGGCTACCCAGCTCCAACCCTCAGGCTCCAGGGCCTCTGTGGTGCTCC GATGCCCCTCACCCACAGCTGAAGATCCCGGGTGGGCGAGGGACTGTCAGGGATCACTCTGTCGGTGTGCTACTACACAAG GATGAGAAGTTAACGGTGACACAGTCCGCTTCAGTGCCCGGGAACCCGTCTCTGCTCCACTTTCACTACCAGCTGAGTGAGCGCCGCTCGGCCTTCTGGGATACGGCGTTGTCTGAAGACAGCCTGTATCTGGAGGTCCCGGCCGGGCCACTGGTGGAAGGAAGCAAGGAGGG GCTAACGGCTCTGCTGGAGTTTGCAGAAGAGACGCTCAAAGTTAACTACGTTTTCCTGTGGTTCCACAAAAACAGAGAGGATCGAT TGACCATCATCAAGACGTTTCATTACATGGGCTTCGAGGTGGTGAAACCGGGCCACCCAATGGTACCGGCCCGGCACGATCTGGCCTTCATGGTTTACTCTctggaaaacagcagctcagacgaGGAGTGA
- the psma4 gene encoding proteasome subunit alpha type-4: MSRRYDSRTTIFSPEGRLYQVEYAMEAIGHAGTCLGILANDGVLLAAERRNIHKLLDEVFFSEKIYKLNEDMACSVAGITSDANVLTNELRLIAQRYLLQYQEPIPCEQLVTALCDIKQAYTQFGGKRPFGVSLLYIGWDKHYGFQLYQSDPSGNYGGWKATCIGNNSAAAVSMLKQDYKEGEMTLSTALALAIKVLNKTMDVSKLSAEKVEIATLTRENGKTIIKVLKLKEVEELIKKHEAEEAKAEKDKKEKEQKEKDK, from the exons TTGAGTATGCCATGGAAGCAATCGGGCACGCGGGAACCTGCTTGGGAATATTGGCCAATGATGgagtgctgctggctgctgaaAGGAGAAACATCCACAAGCTGCTGGATGAAGTGTTTTTCTCAGAGAAAATCTACAAATTAAACGA AGATATGGCATGTAGTGTGGCAGGAATCACATCAGATGCCAACGTACTGACCAACGAGCTGAGGCTCATAGCCCAGAG ATACCTGCTGCAGTACCAGGAGCCAATCCCCTGTGAACAGCTGGTTACAGCATTATGTGACATCAAACAGGCCTACACCCAGTTTGGAG GAAAGCGTCCATTTGGAGTCTCGCTGCTCTACATAGGCTGGGATAAACACTATGGCTTCCAGCTGTACCAGAGCGACCCGAGTGGAAACTATGGCGGCTGGAAGGCCACCTGCATCGGAAACAACAGTGCT GCAGCTGTTTCTATGCTGAAGCAGGACTACAAGGAGGGAGAGATGACCCTTTCTACAGCCCTCGCCCTTGCCATCAAAGTTCTTAACAAAACCATGGACGTCAGCAAACTGTCTGCTGAGAAAG TGGAGATCGCCACCCTGACTCGTGAGAATGGCAAGACCATCATCAaggtgctgaagctgaaggaagTGGAGGAACTGATCAAGAAGCATGAGGCCGAAGAGGCCAAAGCTGAGAAAGACaagaaagagaaggaacagaaagagaaagacaagTAA